TCTTGGTTCTCAACAATATTTTTCATCACCGCTGCATATTCGCGCTTATCAGTCTGGGCGCGTAATGCCCAAACAGCAGGCCCCCGTGAAGAGTTGAGGATACGTTTTTGTAAGTAGGTGCGGTCTGCTACTTTACCAATTTCCCCGCCGAGTGCGTCTACCTCATGAGTCAACTGGGATTTGGCTGGGCCACCTACTGCTGGGTTACAAGGTTGCCAAGCGATTTTATCCAAATTGAGCGTCAATAACAGGGTACGACAACCGAGGCGTGCAGAGGCGAGAGCTGCTTCGCAACCGGAGTGACCTGCACCGACGACTATGACATCAAAAGCGTCTTGGAATTCAACGGAATTGTGCATGGTCATACTTACAGGATCGGCAAGCTTAGAGTTCTTTTCAATTTTAGCTGTTCCAGTGGTTTCATGGATGTAACTTTCTGATAAAAAAGTTATCAAACTTACTAGTACTCAATTAAAAGCAAGGTTCCATTTTTTAACTTTAGTAGGAAGTGAAAAATATTATTTTTTAAAAGTTGTGACAACATTCCGGTTTAGAGATCGCAGCTATTGTTCATATCGTTAGCCAATGTAAATTAATTTATAGTTGGTATATATTAGATATTTTCTCTAACTTGGATGAAACTATAGTTCAATACCGATAAATTATTTGTAGTTTTAATTTAGCAATAATAGATATTTCCTAAAAGCTTCTTGATTTTATTCTTTAAATTACCAAACAATTATTTAAAAATGAAACTCACCCTCAGAAATCAAAAAAATATTACTAGGTTTATTAGAAAGACAAGTTTCATCAGTATCGTTATATTGATGATTTTTGTATTAGTAGCTAGCAATGAAATTACCCACCACAAAGTTGCTATAACTGCTCAACCATTACAAGAATGCTTGAGTAATAATTCATTACTTTGTATGGATACCTCTAAAAATACAACATCAGAACCATTTATTCCCGATCCAAAATTAGATGTTAAACAGCGTTTTTTATCTGCGATCGCTAGAAAATTACCCACAATTCCCCAGCCTGAGACTTATGAATATACTTTGCTGCGAAGCTATGGTGCAGTATTCGTAAATCCAGATATTGGGATTAAATTGCCACAAAAAAATATCTTTGTTAATGAACAAGAAACCAAAGAGTTTCAAGCTACTTTAACAATGGGTCATGTTGATGGTACTAACGACTGTTATTTACAAAAATCGGCGGCTGATGCTTTAAATAAAGCGCGAGTCCAGCAACAAATTCCGCTCAAATCTGGTTATGGATCTGGTGATTGTACTCGCACTTTCAATACTAATTTAAAATTTTGGAATAAATATGCTAACAATCAAGTCTTAGCAAAAGTTCAACAGGGGAAAGAAACAAAAATTCTCGGTTTAGTTGCNCCCCCTGGAACTTCACAACATCTCTGGGGATTAGCCATTGATTTACG
This portion of the Nostoc sp. GT001 genome encodes:
- a CDS encoding D-alanyl-D-alanine carboxypeptidase family protein, with product MTRFIRKTSFISIVILMIFVLVASNEITHHKVAITAQPLQECLSNNSLLCMDTSKNTTSEPFIPDPKLDVKQRFLSAIARKLPTIPQPETYEYTLLRSYGAVFVNPDIGIKLPQKNIFVNEQETKEFQATLTMGHVDGTNDCYLQKSAADALNKARVQQQIPLKSGYGSGDCTRTFNTNLKFWNKYANNQVLAKVQQGKETKILGLVAPPGTSQHLWGLAIDLRVGSKEQRKALNQNGWFQTVANDVPHWTYVGLPEDNLPLFGFKQQAIRGITYWITPL